DNA sequence from the Coffea eugenioides isolate CCC68of chromosome 9, Ceug_1.0, whole genome shotgun sequence genome:
TGTTTGCTGATGTTGTGAGAATTTTCCTGGGttgaaaaacagaaaaaatatGATATAATGCTCCGTTTTTGGACGCATGTAAGACAATTGCTTGTCTTCAGAAAAGTTGACTTTAACATCATGCTAGTTGAGTTTTCATTGATTGTACACTTAAACGATTAACATCTAAATCAAAGTAGAGTGATGGATTAGAACTGAAAGCCAATGAAAATAACAATATGAAGAGAAAGTGATTGCTGAGCTATTCTTGGTTCTGttcatattttttttggttctgtTCCTGTTGTATTAAGCTAAAGGATAAATAGAGGAATGCCAttccttccttcttcttctctctACTGGTCGAGTAAAGATGATGATTATCAAGGGATTCTATACTTCATTGATGTAATTTCTTGATGGAGAAATAGCACTAGCATTAGACTTCTAATGTATCTATCTATAGATAGCTATGTCTACGTGGCTTCAAACTAAATGAAAAACGTAGGAATCGGTGGCTTCTTTCGAGTTGAATCCTCATCTCAGTACTTTGGTTAAACAAATATGGAAGGAATATTAATCATTTGCTGTGGGCCTTTCGCTGGTATATATTAAGATGGTACCTGTAGAGGATTACTTTGTAAAGACCATGTTGTGGTGTGGACATCGTTGTTGCACCATCATGTCTAAACCTGTTCTTTGGCCTGATATTGGCTTTGTCATTTACTACAACCACATTATCTGTCAGGTTACTTAGTAGATTTATGAACTCGAGCAGAAAGCAGGAACTAATAAGTTAaatacttttttctttattcaaatttttctttgttttcatgTTGCCCTTCCATACATTAATACTTTTGAGCTTGTCATTTTCCTGCTATTTTCTTCTCTATTTCTCCTTTTGTGTGCCACTTGCTTGGAGGTTGTGTCTCTAGACAGCCAGAATCCTCTTGCATATCATGACTTTTTTTTGCTCTTTTAAATATTTGTCTGCCTAGTCATGTGCTACTATGCTGGCCTTAAATTTGTTTGCTGCCAAGAACATTTTCATCCAAGCAAATTACATGCTTATCTCCATAATCTGTGGTTAGATGCTTAATCTAAGATTCTCAATCTGATGCAGGTTGTAGTGGCAAGTGTGGACTACTTTGCATCATGATCAAAATCTAGAGTTTTTAGGAGTACCAAGAGAAAACTTGAATGGGGTAATAACTAAGAATATGGTGCAAACCTGAAGTTATATGGGATTAACACAAAGAAGTAGTTTCATTATACACCAAAAAGCCGAGTAATTACAGTAAAAGTCAATACGTAGATCTATGGCAGTCTAACACTCCAGAACTAGCTTATTGGAATCTTTACTCTCcaataaattaatttaaaagAATACTAAATAATATTATAAAACTACGGTcttaaaaatcaactaaggaATCAAACTGATTATGTGATGGACTTGAGGAGGCTAGGCATTTTATTGGTGGCTTAAAATTTGAGAAATAGTCTGGAGTTGGTTAAGAGCTTTAAGCCTAAGTTTCCATTAGAAATTCTGCAGTGGAATCAGGTGTTAAAGGGTTGGGGGAAAATGAGAGGGAGGATGACCATAGTTGTTAAGGAAAGAGAAGAAGGCAGTCTGAATGTCCAGCAAGTGTCCTGAACATGATGGTGATATCTATTTAGatattgatttatttatttatgttgtTGAATTGTGAAATCTTTCATAAAACGGAGAATCCTGAAGGCAAACTTTGAATAATGTCTAAAAGTCCTAATTTGATTCCATTAGACCAGACATATCtgtaaaattttgttttgttgaaaggAAGCTAGAGTTACTAGCCGTATACAAATTTTTCGACTAAAAGATAGAAACAGAGAACCATGAACTGTTTGTGCATGACAACTGGACCTTACTCAATCAACTACAGCTGtttaaaacaattaaatttatattaatccaaaaaaaaaaatcaataacaAAGTGAACCTCACAGAGAGAATTCATTAGTGGCCGAAGTCCCAGATGCCTAGTCCACCACTAAAGGCCTTGTGCTCATATTTCTTCACAATGACCTGGCCAAGTTCAGTCTTCTTCCAGTGGTTGCAATGGCAAGGACCTTTGAAATTCTCTCTTTCATCACTAATAGCTGTCCACCACTAATGTCCAATATCACCAATAGCTGTAATTGGAAGATTACTACCATTAGCAATCTGAATATTTTGGCAACCAGTATATGGccgcaaatttttttttttgcaaaccTTTTACCTTTTGATTTGTCTTGGGAATTTTTAAGTGTCTACATCTCCTTGCTGCAGCCCTCATTCAGGTGAATTCAATGGAGAGAACATCAGACTTGGATCTCGAGGTGACAGCTATTATGAGTACCTCATCAAAGTCTGGCTTCAGCAGAGAGGGAGAAATTCAACATACTTGTTTGACATGTATGAGGAAGCGATGAAGGGTGTCAGGCACCGTCTTGTTCGGCAATCTGTCCCTAATGGATTGGTCTTTGTAGGAGAATTGCCTTATGGATCTCAAGGTTCTTTTAGTCCAAAAATGGATCACCTGGTAAGTGATATTCTCATTGTTCTTCAATTCAACTCAACTAAACATATATGGTAGGAGAAAAGTGAAGCAGAAGCTTATCTTGAAATGGCTACTACTTTGGCattaatttgaaatttgaagttttctGATAATTTCATTCATTATTTGGCTTTTTATATCATTGACATTGGCAATCTCCAGGTTATGATATATGTATAGAGGAGAAAGAATAAGAGATAATGAGTCTTATCTCTGTAGAATCAGTGTCCCTAAATGTTTTGGCATCCATGCTGCTTGTTTAGGTATGTTTCCTGCCTGGTGCCCTTGCACTTGGTGCAACTAAAGGCCTAACCAAAGACAAGGCTGTTAAAGAAAGCATCCTCACTTTTGAAGACCTAGAGAATTTGAAGCTTGCAGAAGACTTGACTAAGACATGTGTGGAAATGTATTCAGTAACTTCTACTGGTCTTGCTTCAGAAATTGTTTACTTCAATATAGAGGTACATCATAATTGTTCAAATTTACTCTAATTATGCTATTTTAAAATGTTAGCTGCAGACAAGAAAGAATTCTAGACAGAAATGGTCAGATATCAGCAACTATCAAAATAGATTGGTTTAAATACAGACACTTTTTTGCTGATTTTTCTATAGTTCGAAAGAAAGATAAATTAAAGGAACATGTTGCTTGATAAACTTTTGCTTTTGTTCAATACAAAGTGATTCTCACTCCTCATCTCATGTCTCAGTGAGCTTGGACAGAATTTTTAAATATTCAGGTTGATGATGTGTCCTCCTATAGACCAAAATCCTTAGTGTTTTGTTCCTCTAGGATTTTATTGTCTATTTAAAAATACGTGCTATCCTATTGTCGCCCtattacacacacacacatataacAGAATATGTGCATATTTTCTGATAGGTATTCTCTTCTTAGACAGTCCAGATAACTGTAAGAGTCCTGGATCTAGTTTCCGTTTTGTCATACTGTTAGCATGATCACAGTTACTGAGAGTTGGATTCTGATTATAATTCTTTCTGTGCCCTTCAAGTGATGgtctttgtcttttttttttcaagaaaaaaaccAAGAATAGGTGGGGGTTAGGCTTGTTTTAGTAGACAAAACTGAGTGCATCAGCAAGCAAATCAAGATAACCACAGTGTATTCTATCCAATCTAAGGATTCATCTAGTGAATTTTGTTATTGAAGTTGCTTTGTAGACTTCATCAGATTGTGAATCATATCctaaatttgccaaaaaaatcTGCAAGTTGATGCCTTCTCTAGAAATATGTTTGAAGCTGAATCTGTGTGGTGTTATCTCCCTTTTGATATGGCATTTAATTTCGTCTAGTCTCCAAGGCACGTTGCATGAACCAGTCATGATTTGTATAAGACTTGTGAATCAATTTCAACTTCAACCATAAACAGACTTGGTACACATAACTGAATCCCCTCTTTTAATGCAACTGCTTCAGCATGCATGTTTGTTTGATGGGCGTAAAAACTTGAAAAGGCTGCAACTAGCCTGCCTTTGTCATCTTGAATTGCTTCTCTACTGCAGCTAGTCCTGGATTCCCCCTTGTTACTCCAACATTTAGCTTGAAACGAGAAGCCAAAGGGGACAACCAAAAAACAATTTTGATCTTTGGGAGTTGTAGGTTCTGTAGCTTTACTGCTAAGCCGTTACGTAGAAGATCAATATCCTCATACCTAGATCTTGTATAAAGGGAATGCCAGAGAAATTGAATGCAGCAAGGAGAGAACTTGCTGCAATAACTTTGCTACTATTTCTGCATAAAAAGATTTATTCCTGTCTTCAAGTTCAATGGTAGTGTTTTTCATTTCATGCAGTTGATATGGGGTTGTGATTGTATAATATCATGCATTTATTTCTTTGGTCCTTGTTTACAATTGAAAGGGCTTCTACAACCTCAATCTTCGTAAACTGCAATTTTTCCATCATACTGCTAACAAGCAGGCTATTAATTGTTTGTCAACACTGCTACATTTGTTTTGCTGCCAACCAAAATTAACAGAATTTTGTTGGATATTTTATAACCAGGGAAATTCTGAAAGTGGTCCTGATGGTGGAAACAAGAGTTCCAAATATGTGCGTGACATTATCATAAAACCAGCTGACAGGCACAATCTTTTGCGTCCTGAAACAGTTGAATCATTGTTCATCTTGTATCGCATTACAGAAGATCCCAAGTAAGTTGTTCAACTAATTCTActactttcttctcttttttaaCATAATTATTAATAGTGGCTATGAACATTTGCTGCACCATTTTGGTTGCTTCTGCAGATATCGCGAGTGGGGTTGGCAGATTTTTGAGGCCTTTGAAAAGCATACAAAGGTTGATACTGGTGGTTATACATCTTTGGATGATGTCACAACAATACCTCCACAAAGAAGAGACAAGATGGAGACTTTTTTCTTGGGTGAAACACTGAAGTACTTGTATTTGTTGTTTGGAGACGAAAGTGTTCTTCCTTTGGATGAGTTTGTATTTAATACTGAAGCTCATCCATTTCCAATCCTTGGCAATCTTGTAAAGCAATGATTCTACAAGAAGCATAATGACTGTAAGACCCACAAGTCATTCTTTGGTGCTCAGACTCAGCTCATGTGGAATTCTCTCTGCATCTAAAAGCAGATGAATTTGGCTATGATACCGAGACATAGGACATACAACTAATTTCTTCAATAGCTCAGGTGTAGCTACTTCTGCACCGTTATATATGTATGGCTTTCTGGATCAATTTCAATTTTGCAAGATTTTATACCTCAGTGTATCAAATTACACAATCAAGTAGACCATTTTTTCCTGTAACTGAGAAGTAATGATCATATGACTTGTCCAGAGTTTATATACAGTCAGGCCCATAGTTAACAATTTTGTAAGATGACGTTAAGCTACAGTTGCTGTGATTGGAAATCCTCTTTATTTACATTACACTTCAGCTTCATGATTGTTAGGTCATCAGGCTCTATGCTTTTGCAATTGCTAGGAGCTGAAAAACAAATGGTCACCATCCCGGATGACATTTACGTCTTCTATTTCTGCATCTTCTGCATTTTGAACTTTTGTGAAGTTCTGACCTCCAAATTTGTCACCTGCAATTCGACAGTGCTTGAATATCAAATGACATTCTTTTACTCTTTTACTTTGCAAAGTCTACTATTTAGCTATCAGTGGGACAAAACCACATCCCCCAGTAAAGTGTATACAAAAAGTAACACTTTGTATTTAGCTTATTTTGTGTTAATTGCATTTATGagtctttttatttcacatttCAGGTTTAATTCAATCCCATTTTAAGGTAAAAAGCTTACCTGCTATCCTGAGCACTTCTTCCACTGAATCTGGTAGGAGTATTAGCTTCCCTAACAGCTTCTGCCCTGTGTTATGTTGTTGAATCTTCATATAAAGGGTGACTCTCTTCCTGGTGAATTCTGTAATATCACTATGACTCAGACATTTAATATTACTTGAGCTAATATCTATTGGATTTCTGTGGAAAAGTTTGGGACAGTTCGGTGGCCTAATTTTGGTTGGTTTAAATGGACCTATCCCTGTTATTTTTGCCTTTTCAGGTACAAGAAGCTCCATTTTGTGCTCATCTggtttttctctgtttttgttacTGGAGGAAAGGCCGTATATTCTTTTGTTTGCTTCTTGTTCTGCTAGAGCAATCGGTGTCAGTGCTGTTGCATCTTGTTTGTTGACACATATCCCTCTTTCTAGCAAAATTTTAACCATTTCAAGGTGACCCTCGCAAACAGCTTTAATGGGTGCAGTTTGGCCATCATCATCCGTTAACTCCATATTCTCACCATATTTACTGCTATCACAACAATATCCTAGTTGTTTCTCCTTCATAGCTTCTGAACTACGAATATTGCAATCCACCATATTCAATGTCTCTAAATTGGCATGCAGAGTATTTTCATGGCCAGCATGCATCTGAGTTGCTCCTTTTGGTCCTCCATGAAGCCAGTCACTGTGTACCAGACCATCAGTTTGCTGCTCAGTGTAGCCTAAGCTTCCCGAACCTTTGAATTTCTGTTGGTAAATTCGTGAATGCTATGATATTAGGTTTGATCTTCCAGGATGCGGGGGCTAACATATAGTTAAATGCATCTGCAACATCACCTGAAAAAGATTGTCCAAAGTTACATGTTTATCTTCTGCATTTGCTTGAAGCATATTCATCAATGCAGTCCTGTTGAGTCGTAGTAGTTGAGAAACTTCAGTGGTTCTAACAGTGAACGGCTGGGGTCTTCCACACAAAACAGCTATTTCTCCAAAGATTTCCCCTGTGACAGCCTTTCCAAGAACCTTCATGTACAAGGGATGCTAGGTTAGACTCttttttctgcaaaattttAAGGATGAATATGCTGCTGGAAATCAATTTACCTGATCATGGCCATCAACTTTGGCTATCAAATCCTGCAACCATGAATTTCGTGAATTAGGAATTTACATAAAACCATAAACTGGTGAATACCTAAAACATGCCAAAGATGGTTACAAGACTACTTACCACTGCACCAGAAACTAATATGTACAGATCTGTTGGGGTCTCATTCTGCAGTATAACATCTTCCTTGGGAGGAAAGTATTCTGCTTCCATTTCAGGAACCTTCCAACAGCAGAATACATTCTATTGTTACCAAATTTGATAACCCCTAAAGTAAAGAAGCTTCCTTTTCCACgcattgatgatttatttacaTAAGGTCAATCGTTAAAGGTGAACTAAATCTTCTGCTTaagaagggaaaaatgaaataaatgaaaacagTGAAAGGTACAATACCAATTGGAAGATGAAATCATATGAAACGCCCTGGAAAAGGTACACGCTTTGGACGATGGGGAAAAATAAGTAGTGAGCAATGCTTAAACGGATGGCTTTGGGGAGGCCATTCAAggtttcttcttgttttagGCCCTCTGTTTTGAACTTAAGGCATACGTGGGCTAACATTTGATCTTGTATACGCGGGGGTAACTGATTTCTTTTTGCAAACTCTGAAGCTGCTCTAACTGTATCCCTCTACAGCATAGAAATCAAGACTGATTAAGATTGCATTCAACGTTTCTAACTGTATCATCTCTGTGTaaagggagggagagagagagagagtgtgtgtgtgtgtgtgggtgtGTGCGCATGTTGCCTGTGTAGGTGGGCAGCATCTGTGTGGTGACTAGAAATTTATGATCTTTTAAAGGAGTCCTATTCTATAGTTGCAAGTGTTCTTCATTTCGCACTTACCAAGAGAGCTTTATTTGCTCGTGTGCTCATGCGCGTATTTTCTATCTTGTCATAGTAGTTTTCAATAGAGAATTCACCATAAATCCAAAGACGTGAACAAGTCTTCTAGGTTTCTCTAAAAATCTACATAATATGTGGAGAGTATTCCTTTCTCTTGTCTGGTGAACATTAAACTTAAAGAGAGAAGGAGAGAGAACATACGAAGTTCCTAGTACGGCTGGTCCAGTGAACTACAAGATTCGTCATGTTTCCTATGATATAAGAAGTCAATCCCAAGTTGAATAGCATATAAAAGATATCAAACAGCATCTCTCGTGGGTTCTCGGCATGGAAGTCCCCATAACCAGTTGTAGTTAGTGTCACAATAGACCAATATATTGCAGTCACATATCTATCCCAGAGACTTAGTTCTTTGAAATTTGGGTACACTGAACCTATCCAAGTTCCTTTGGGATCCGGATATCTAGCTGCAATCATATAGTAAAAGCATCCAGCACAATGCACTGCAAATAATGTTACCTGAGAGATACCAAGTATATTAGCAATGAAAACATCCCGCAGATATATCAGAATTCTGCATCTATAAAGGAGAGGATCGAATAGTGGAAGTTAGGATGGGTGAACGAAGGCGGTGTTTAAACCAAGAAAGTAAGACCTAATATTTGATCTACTGCCAATATTGGAACTTGAAATTTACTATATGGTTCAAATGTATGGACATATCAGTTGGCTTACTGAGACGAGTTTTGTGCATCGTGTCCAGAAGTAGCTGAATCGAATGTCCTTCTCTAATCTGTCAAAAAGAAACTAGCTATttagaattttgtttgttttggcagatttttatgaaagggaatGGGTCAGTTAGGACATATGTGAACATGGACCTGGCAAAAAGTGAGCTGACTCTTCGGAGACGCCAAAGTCTGAGCATGCTGAGAACTTTAAACCCAAGACCGCCGCTATGATGTGTGAAAAGGAGGCTAATGGATTGAAATGGCACGGTGGAGCAGACATCAAAAATGAACCAGGTGGATATATACCTGTAATACATCCGCGGAACATGTGATAGCAGCTTAAATGACTGCAGAGAGCAAGTTAGTGACTACTGAGATATCTTGTAAACGAGTACTGTTAGAGCAAGCCTTGTGGTGTTACCTGACGGCTATTGCTTTGGGATTATCAACAAGCAGATAAGATTCGCTATCAAGGTATGCTACGAAGAATGTGAGAAAGATGTCAATGGCAAAGAAGGTGTTGACAATGTTGTCAAAAATGGACAATGCATCTTGCTTGTAAGTCAGGAATGCGAACTCAAAGGGCGATATCCAGGCCGAGTAAATAACCAGGATAACCAGAAACATTTCCCAAGCCCTGAAAtgagaataaataaataaacatacaTATGAGGATTAGTGGCTAGTTTACCATGTAGTTGCCTTTGAGTAGTACTACATCTGGACCAAGAGTCATCACCTATAACGAGGATTGAATGGTGAAATTATGCGTTTTCGTAGTTTGGTTGCTTGGTTGATTCGGACTCCAAGAGATGGGAGTAGATCGGTAGAGAAGAAACAACTGTCAGTTTTTGCATTCAGTAGGTAGTCATCAACACAAAACCGTTTAAGGAAGTTTTTAGCATAGGAAAACAACATTTTGATGAGTTTGAATCCCCCTTAAGAGTTAAAAACTTAAGGTTGGTTCTGTCAAACTTGCCCAGACTATGCCCTTTATCAGAGTCTATTTATAGTGAAGTAGTTGGCAGGTCGCACACGGGAACCGGCTACTTTTCAATACTTTAGCTTTAATATGCTTCCTGTGATATGGCTTTGAACGTATTTAGAAAGATTATACAACTAGTTGGAGTGATTACGGTTCTACAAAGGAGAAAACTGACAAAAGGGGTAAAGGGAAATAGTGAAGTATGcatgaatttttggattttgtttAACAACAAAACTCGATAACCAATGGAAAAAGGACGAGTTATGGTTGGAAATTAAAAGCCAACATGGGACGGCACTTGAAGTGGCAGACACGAATTTCTCTGAAATGCAGACGAAGAGGGAGGCGAATTGCTGTACTCGTTTTAGGTGTGGGGATTGTTGGCAGTAATGGTGATGGTGGGAGCTCCATCATCAATAAATGTAAGGATTTGAATCATCTCTTATATACATTTACAGGACAGATTTTAGCAAAAGTTTTAAGTGGTTTTCTTTTCAGAATCTAGAAATGGACCAGGAAATTTTAGTAGGATGAGCTGATAGCATTTTTGTGGAGGCCACGTGGACCCATAGTGCATCCTCTAGAGGAAGAATGACAAATGCAAAATCTTCTTCGGAAGGAATGCATAAAAAGCTGCAGGTAATGTATATGATCTCTAAATCTCTTCTTAAGATGAGATGTTGTTTGTTTATCCAATGCAATCAAAACCATAAGAGTGAAAATGTATCCCCTCCATGTATCCATACAGCCCCTTTTTTCTCAATACCTCTCTTGGTCACTGTCTCTATATATATGGACAAATTAGAAAGTCAATTTTGTTTCTAGTTCACATTTGCAGAGTCTTTTACCATTTGGTTGCTCTTTCTATGGGAGTCCCAATCGCAGCCATTTAGTCCATGTGTTTTTCTCTCGTCATTAATTTAATAAGGCTTTACACAGGTTAACTGTATGTACTATGTATAGTGGATCTAGGTTCATAATGGTACCAACTACGAAGCCGAGGCATTTGCTGTTATAAGTTATAACAGAGGTGACAGTAGAGTTTAGTGTAGACACTGCTATAATAGACCTGGACACTAATGTAGACGCTAACATactaagataaaaataaaataaaataattttctctGTCATTAAAATTCGTGTCCAACAATTTATTGCGCCTTTACATATTGTTGTGTTAGTATTTACATTTGTTATAATAGTATTCACATTCCTTGAGTTAGTGTCTGCACTTTATCCTATTACCATTGGCAACAGCAAAGACTCTGATCCACAGACTACCAAACATGCTAGAAAAATAAAGTCcatttgtactttttttttttagttggaAAGTCCATTTGTACTCAATTAGGAAGTGCACATTTAACTGGTCATATTATtaagattttttaaatttattttatagtGTAAATGGGAGGGTTCAAATTTAGAAACTCTTATTTATACTTTTCTCTCCGAACTATCCAATCCATCCTTCCTCCCTCTCCCACAGTCCTATTATTAAGATATACATTTAGAAATCATATCCATGTTCAGTAAATTCCCAAGCCAAAtcttcttttcaattttctcaTTTGAGAATTATATacaattttaaattaataataaacaaatatatataGTGGATCATATTAACTTACTATAgcttctttttaaaaaaaaaaaggaaaaaatgtttCCTAAAATCTTTTTATAGTTATCTTGTTTATTGCAAATCAATTAAATGCTTCTCTAATCTATGCATTTTTTTAAAGTTCTTTTGAGTTTGGATTCCATCTTTGGAACAAAGATATAATTTAAATAGAATAACTTCTTTATACATTGTTAGCGTATAATTTTTTTGACACTAACAAGTTTAGATCATACCACATaacataaatttaaatttgaaattcaaatcatgtaCATATGGCATACATCCAAAGTTGCTAATATAAAAGTGCATAAAATATTGATCTATTTAAATATGATTTGCCAACATCACTTTAAAAATTACCTTGACTAAATCAAACAAGGGCACACTCTTGAGTTAGAAATCTGGTCTTCTacttttttgagttttacaattGATACTATCactagtttttgtttttttctttactATCAGTAGTTCTTATCTAATCTAAAATAATTCTTTAATTCTCGGGCAATTACTTTCTCAAAAGATCATGGTAACAATTTCTTTGTATAGGTCGTACATGTATGTCATCTTTTCATCATcacatttcttttaataatTATAGGAAATATATACCATATTTGAAATTTATCCTCTAAAAAAATCATGATGGCAAGTGCATCGAGGAAAACCAAAAAATGCGTTGGGACGGATAAGGGGGGACTGCTGTAATGGATCTTTTGTACAATAAatgtttcttctttcttttttatctttgctataatgtttcaaaatattaatggttatttttttggattaactttttatataataataatatgtgACTATTTTACACAAACAACTATAAATGTATGTCACATGTGcataatttgaatttcaaaattaaatttgtgtTATGTTACATGATCTAAACTTGTTAGTGTAAAGAAAATTATACATTGAcagtatataaaaaatttatctattttttatcAATGTGGACTTTTAATTTGATGATGTTTAGTGCTAAAAAATTtgtataagaaattaaatttttagtGACAATTATCATGCAAAAAAGTATAAAAACATGAGTTTATTgaattaagtaaaaaaaaatgaattatgCGTGAGGTTGTGGATAGTCA
Encoded proteins:
- the LOC113782836 gene encoding potassium channel KAT1-like, whose protein sequence is MLFSYAKNFLKRFCVDDYLLNAKTDSCFFSTDLLPSLGVRINQATKLRKRIISPFNPRYRAWEMFLVILVIYSAWISPFEFAFLTYKQDALSIFDNIVNTFFAIDIFLTFFVAYLDSESYLLVDNPKAIAVRYISTWFIFDVCSTVPFQSISLLFTHHSGGLGFKVLSMLRLWRLRRVSSLFARLEKDIRFSYFWTRCTKLVSVTLFAVHCAGCFYYMIAARYPDPKGTWIGSVYPNFKELSLWDRYVTAIYWSIVTLTTTGYGDFHAENPREMLFDIFYMLFNLGLTSYIIGNMTNLVVHWTSRTRNFRDTVRAASEFAKRNQLPPRIQDQMLAHVCLKFKTEGLKQEETLNGLPKAIRLSIAHYLFFPIVQSVYLFQGVSYDFIFQLVPEMEAEYFPPKEDVILQNETPTDLYILVSGAVDLIAKVDGHDQVLGKAVTGEIFGEIAVLCGRPQPFTVRTTEVSQLLRLNRTALMNMLQANAEDKHVTLDNLFQKFKGSGSLGYTEQQTDGLVHSDWLHGGPKGATQMHAGHENTLHANLETLNMVDCNIRSSEAMKEKQLGYCCDSSKYGENMELTDDDGQTAPIKAVCEGHLEMVKILLERGICVNKQDATALTPIALAEQEANKRIYGLSSSNKNREKPDEHKMELLVPEKAKITGIGPFKPTKIRPPNCPKLFHRNPIDISSSNIKCLSHSDITEFTRKRVTLYMKIQQHNTGQKLLGKLILLPDSVEEVLRIAGDKFGGQNFTKVQNAEDAEIEDVNVIRDGDHLFFSS